One Nicotiana sylvestris chromosome 12, ASM39365v2, whole genome shotgun sequence genomic window carries:
- the LOC138884008 gene encoding uncharacterized protein translates to MTSKNQGTYTNIKIDDNNRFLYMFYAYGSSIAGWNHCRPVIAIDATFLKSKYRGVLMISVSKDANNQIFPLAFGIAESENNNSYEWYFSQLRNAIGSRENLIFLSDRHQAIANGIVKVYPESHHGICIYHLEQNLKRRKVKSEVIKLFQSAARVYKRKEFDIYMSDIANADKKTYDYLMEEPPKRWARSCSPRRRYDMLTTNIVESMNSVLLEARELLMLRMMDLIQVKLQHWFYERRNKAEGTFYDVSCWVEEELKKRIDLAFTLNVFPIDSWRSIVEEEGITFLVDLNKRTCDCFQFQLDELPCIHAIAVIEKRNIKKSDFCSHWYLKESWLKTYERQIHPVGHTDSWIVPESVKSQIVKPPDFKVPPGRRQKKRHIPATEPSKITFKCGRCRRIGHNRTTCIYSPALHPFSRKHREE, encoded by the exons atGACAAGTAAGAACCAGGGAACTTATACTAACATAAAGATAGACGACAACAACAG gtttctttatatgttttacGCATATGGATCATCGATAGCTGGTTGGAATCATTGTAGACCAGTGATTGCTATTGATGCGACTTTTTTGAAGTCAAAATATCGTGGTGTTTTAATGATTTCAGTTTCAAAAGATGCAAATAACCAAATTTTCCCATTAGCCTTTGGAATAGCAGAATCTGAAAACAACAATTCCTATGAGTGGTACTTTAGTCAGCTTCGCAATGCAATTGGGAGCCGTgagaatttgatttttttatcaGACAGGCATCAAGCTATTGCAAATGGCATTGTAAAGGTATATCCTGAAAGCCATCATGGGATTTGCATCTATCATTTGGAGCAGAACCTAAAGCGAAGAAAGGTGAAAAGTGAGGTCATAAAACTTTTCCAAAGTGCTGCAAGAGTATACAAGCGTAAAGAATTTGACATATACATGTCAGATATTGCAAATGCAGATAAGAAAACTTATGACTACTTGATGGAAGAACCACCGAAAAGATGGGCACGTTCTTGTAGTCCACGACGAAGATATGACATGCTCACAACAAACATAGTTGAGTCAATGAATTCAGTGCTATTAGAAGCAAGGGAGCTGCTTATGCTAAGAATGATGGATCTCATTCAAGTGAAGCTACAACATTGGTtttatgaaagaagaaataaagcaGAAGGAACATTTTATGATGTTTCTTGTTGGGTAGAGGAGGAATTGAAGAAAAGAATAGATTTAGCATTTACTTTGAAC GTCTTCCCTATTGATTCATGGCGTTCTATagttgaagaagaaggaataaCTTTCTTGGTGGACTTAAACAAAAGAACATGTGATTGTTTTCAATTTCAACTTGATGAATTACCATGCATACATGCAATTGCAGTTATCGAGAAGAGAAACATCAAGAAGTCTGACTTTTGTTCGCACTGGTACTTAAAGGAATCTTGGCTGAAAACATATGAAAGACAAATACATCCTGTAGGACATACTGATTCATGGATTGTACCAGAGAGTGTTAAGTCACAAATTGTTAAACCTCCAGATTTCAAAGTGCCACCAGGTAGAAGGCAAAAGAAAAGGCATATTCCTGCTACCGAGccatcaaaaataacattcaaATGTGGTCGTTGCAGAAGAATTGGTCATAATAGAACAACTTGTATATATTCTCCGGCACTCCATCCATTTTCAAGAAAGCATAGAGAAGAGTAG